The genomic interval AATCCGGATCCTCATCTCGAGGACTCGAACATCGCTCTCGCGGGCTATGTCGCCAGACCCCGCATTGGGATCATCACCGGTTCTGGGCCCGAAGCCGGGGTCGATCTATGGACCAAGGTGCTCCGCGAGAATCGCCGCCGGATGGGTTCGCAATTTCGTCACGACACCGATGCGCCGGCGGTCGATATCATCTCCGATCCGGCGCTCGGCCTGTCCATGGAGCTCGATCGCACCGAAGCGGAGGTGTGGACCGCGTTGCGGGCGGATGCCGAGGCGCTCGATGGACGGGTCGCCGCCTATGCCATCGCCTGCAATACGCTGAACGTGTTCGCGCCGCGCCTGAACGAGCTCGGCCTGACCGCGCGCCTGATTTCGTTCGTGGACGTGCTCGGCGCCTACCTCCGGCAA from Bradyrhizobium arachidis carries:
- a CDS encoding aspartate/glutamate racemase family protein, whose amino-acid sequence is MNSFSSQNPDPHLEDSNIALAGYVARPRIGIITGSGPEAGVDLWTKVLRENRRRMGSQFRHDTDAPAVDIISDPALGLSMELDRTEAEVWTALRADAEALDGRVAAYAIACNTLNVFAPRLNELGLTARLISFVDVLGAYLRQRGETQVCLLGARTVAELGAWSPYRSLRSVVDFEPLDEDGRMALHQLIYDVKQYGAEHPDLRDRFARLLARVRSETVLLACTELPLIADVETTKHLVDVTQLVAEALVDCTVPAATSDGP